The following proteins are encoded in a genomic region of Spirosoma sp. SC4-14:
- a CDS encoding M1 family metallopeptidase, with translation MRKTVLMAGMALWSAVLLAQAPTQNANTRFEQLGPMLPTPNTFRTAAGAPGKDYFQNRADYDIKVELDDANQKIIGSETVTYHNNSTDELPFIWLQLDQNLFAKGSIGSVTRTGGVNENGMSFGQLQNLTSVRERSNQQATDKYGYKITAVKDAKSGNPLKYTINQTMMRIDLPAPLKPGGSYSFNVDWNYFITEYYGRSGMEYFAKDGNYNYFIAHWFPRLCAYSDVTGWQNKQFLGQGEFTLIFGNYKVAITAPSDHVIGATGECQNYKQVLSATQQKRLAQAATSKNPVVIVTQAEAEAAEKAKPGDTKGKKTWIFNAQNVRDFAFASSRKFIWDAMQTDVYGDGHKIWSMSFYSKEGNPLWGQYSTRVVEHTLKSYGNRTIKYPYPVAISCHATAGGGMEYPMISFNGGRPEPDGTYSEQTKAGMIGVIIHEVGHNFFPMIVNSDERQWTWMDEGLNTFCQYLAEKEWDYNFPARRGEPRDIVDYMKSDKSVLSPIMTSSDNVISLGPNAYAKPATALNILRETVMGRELFDYAFKEYARRWAFKSPEPADFFRTLEDASGVDLDWFWKGWFYGVEPVDQDLVEVDWFQVDSGDPVATKAAAKAEAMRRAGTISKQRDAATKDETVVAKDSTMRDFYNSYDPYAVTDTDKKKYQDYLASLSETERATLEKSAGTNFYTLSLKNKGGLPMPVIIRMEFEDGTDSVARFPAEIWRFNDVAVKKVIATPKKVKQWTLDPYQEIADIDTENNSFPRVAEPTRFQLFKQQQRFGPQGPNPMQQQRRANQPPAAQGSSKN, from the coding sequence ATGAGAAAAACAGTGTTGATGGCTGGTATGGCCCTATGGTCAGCAGTCTTACTAGCCCAGGCACCCACTCAGAACGCCAATACTCGTTTTGAGCAACTTGGCCCTATGTTGCCTACACCCAATACGTTCCGTACGGCAGCCGGTGCCCCTGGTAAAGATTATTTCCAGAATCGAGCCGACTACGACATTAAGGTTGAACTCGACGACGCCAATCAGAAAATCATTGGCTCCGAAACGGTAACTTACCATAACAATTCGACCGATGAGCTACCTTTTATCTGGCTGCAACTCGATCAGAATTTGTTTGCAAAAGGCTCAATCGGTAGCGTTACACGCACGGGCGGTGTCAATGAAAATGGGATGAGCTTTGGGCAGTTACAAAACCTGACCTCAGTTCGTGAACGGAGCAACCAGCAGGCTACTGATAAATATGGCTATAAGATTACGGCCGTTAAAGATGCCAAATCGGGCAATCCGCTCAAATACACGATCAATCAAACGATGATGCGAATTGATCTGCCTGCACCCTTAAAACCCGGTGGCAGCTATTCGTTTAATGTAGACTGGAACTATTTCATTACGGAATATTATGGCCGAAGCGGTATGGAGTACTTTGCCAAAGATGGCAACTACAATTACTTCATTGCGCACTGGTTTCCCCGGCTATGTGCCTACAGTGACGTAACGGGCTGGCAAAACAAGCAGTTTCTGGGGCAGGGTGAGTTTACGCTGATCTTCGGTAATTATAAAGTAGCCATTACCGCTCCCAGCGACCACGTAATTGGTGCTACCGGCGAATGCCAGAACTACAAACAGGTGCTGTCAGCTACACAACAAAAACGCCTGGCTCAGGCAGCAACATCGAAAAACCCGGTTGTGATTGTTACGCAGGCCGAAGCCGAAGCCGCCGAAAAAGCGAAGCCTGGCGATACGAAAGGGAAGAAAACCTGGATTTTCAACGCCCAGAACGTTCGCGACTTTGCTTTCGCCAGCAGCCGCAAGTTTATCTGGGACGCTATGCAAACCGACGTTTATGGCGATGGACACAAAATCTGGAGCATGTCGTTCTACTCCAAAGAAGGCAACCCGCTCTGGGGCCAGTACTCGACCCGCGTTGTTGAACATACACTGAAATCGTATGGCAACCGAACAATAAAATACCCGTATCCAGTAGCGATTTCCTGCCACGCTACGGCCGGTGGTGGTATGGAATACCCAATGATTTCATTCAACGGCGGCCGGCCTGAACCAGATGGTACGTATTCCGAACAAACCAAAGCTGGTATGATTGGTGTCATCATCCATGAGGTGGGTCATAATTTCTTCCCGATGATCGTCAACTCCGACGAACGGCAGTGGACCTGGATGGACGAAGGACTGAATACCTTCTGCCAATATCTGGCTGAAAAAGAATGGGATTACAATTTCCCTGCCCGCCGGGGAGAACCACGGGATATTGTCGATTATATGAAATCTGACAAATCGGTTCTTTCGCCCATTATGACCTCATCTGACAACGTAATCAGTCTTGGACCCAATGCATATGCTAAACCCGCCACAGCGCTGAACATTCTGCGTGAGACGGTAATGGGTCGGGAGTTGTTCGACTATGCTTTCAAGGAGTATGCTCGTCGATGGGCTTTCAAATCGCCCGAACCGGCTGACTTTTTCCGCACTCTGGAAGATGCCTCGGGTGTAGACCTGGACTGGTTCTGGAAAGGTTGGTTCTACGGAGTAGAGCCCGTCGACCAGGACTTGGTTGAGGTAGACTGGTTTCAGGTTGATTCGGGCGATCCGGTTGCAACCAAGGCCGCTGCCAAAGCCGAAGCCATGCGTCGGGCCGGTACGATCAGCAAACAACGCGACGCGGCAACGAAAGACGAAACAGTTGTAGCTAAAGACTCAACCATGCGGGATTTTTATAATAGCTACGATCCGTATGCCGTTACAGACACTGATAAGAAGAAATATCAGGATTACCTGGCTTCATTGAGCGAAACTGAACGTGCTACACTGGAGAAGAGTGCCGGTACTAACTTTTATACGCTTTCGCTAAAGAACAAAGGCGGTTTACCCATGCCGGTCATCATTCGCATGGAGTTTGAAGATGGCACCGATTCAGTTGCCCGCTTCCCGGCCGAAATCTGGCGCTTCAACGATGTAGCCGTTAAAAAAGTGATTGCGACCCCTAAAAAAGTGAAGCAGTGGACTCTTGATCCCTATCAGGAAATTGCCGACATCGATACCGAAAACAATTCGTTCCCGCGTGTAGCAGAACCGACTCGTTTCCAACTCTTCAAACAACAGCAACGTTTTGGTCCTCAGGGCCCGAACCCAATGCAACAGCAACGTCGTGCTAATCAGCCACCAGCTGCGCAGGGAAGTAGTAAGAACTAG
- a CDS encoding M1 family metallopeptidase, with product MQKIILLATSLTISIWSAQAQAPASRTQHANTRFEQLGPMLPTPNTFRTASGAPGKDYFQNRADYDIKATLDDTNQKITGSETITYHNNSGDALPYLWLQLDQNLFKPNSIGNIAKTSSINAERGASMRQIDPASAVAGKDYGHKITSVRDQTGKPLKYTINETMMRIDLPQAVAPGKSVTFSIDWNFKIIDAKNVGGRSGYEFFPKDGNYVYEIAQWFPRLCAYSDVTGWQNKQFLGQGEFTLIFGNYKVAITAPNDHIVGATGELQNPTQVLTATQQKRWNDAKGKGDKPGENPVVIVTQAEAEAAEKGKPTGTKTWVYKADNVRDFAFSSSRKFIWDALNPTVEGKRVWAMSLYPKEANPLWGQYSTRLVAHTLRSYSRRTIAYPYPVAYSVHGPVGGMEYPMMCFNGARPEADGTYSEGTKNFLILVVIHEVGHNFFPMIVNSDERQWSWMDEGLNSFLEGLACLEWDANFPAHGIDPQYIVDYMKLDSTQQVPIMSSSDNILPNTFGPNAYSKPATALNILRETVMGRELFDYAFKEYARRWAFKSPEPADFFRTLEDASGVDLDWFWKGWFMGVQPVDQALTKVDWYQVNSQNPEITKAEARAAAQRRMNTISKQRDALSKDETVVAQDSTMRDFYNQYDPYAVTDEDKKKYQEYLASLTAEERLLAEAGTNFYTLSLENKGGLPMPVIIRMEFEDGTDSVARFPAEIWRFNDVAVKKVIATPKKVKQWTLDPYQEIADINTEDNTFPPVAKPTRFQLFKQQGRGNTAPNPMQQQRQQSKNPSQQGSSRN from the coding sequence ATGCAAAAGATAATTTTGCTGGCAACGAGTTTAACCATTTCGATATGGTCTGCTCAGGCACAAGCTCCGGCTTCCCGGACACAACATGCCAATACCCGCTTTGAGCAACTCGGCCCCATGTTACCCACCCCTAATACGTTTCGTACAGCCTCTGGAGCACCCGGTAAAGATTATTTCCAGAATCGAGCCGACTATGACATTAAGGCCACGCTCGACGATACAAATCAGAAAATAACCGGCTCCGAAACAATTACTTACCATAACAATTCGGGCGACGCCCTGCCTTATCTGTGGCTCCAGCTCGACCAGAATTTGTTCAAACCCAATTCGATTGGCAACATTGCTAAAACCAGTAGCATCAATGCCGAACGCGGTGCATCGATGCGTCAAATTGATCCAGCTTCGGCCGTAGCCGGGAAAGACTACGGGCACAAAATAACCTCCGTACGTGATCAAACAGGCAAACCACTTAAATACACCATCAACGAAACCATGATGCGGATTGATTTGCCACAGGCTGTTGCGCCGGGCAAATCGGTAACGTTTTCCATTGACTGGAATTTTAAAATTATCGATGCGAAAAACGTTGGAGGTCGTTCGGGTTATGAGTTTTTTCCGAAAGACGGGAACTATGTCTACGAAATTGCTCAATGGTTCCCTCGTCTGTGTGCCTATAGTGACGTAACGGGCTGGCAAAACAAGCAGTTTCTGGGGCAGGGTGAGTTTACGCTGATCTTTGGTAATTATAAAGTAGCCATTACCGCCCCTAACGACCATATTGTTGGTGCCACCGGCGAACTACAGAATCCGACCCAGGTACTGACCGCAACTCAGCAGAAACGCTGGAATGACGCTAAAGGAAAGGGCGATAAACCAGGCGAAAACCCGGTTGTGATTGTTACGCAGGCCGAAGCCGAAGCCGCCGAGAAAGGTAAACCAACCGGCACAAAAACCTGGGTCTATAAAGCCGACAACGTTCGTGACTTTGCGTTTTCCAGTAGTCGTAAATTTATCTGGGATGCCCTCAATCCAACTGTAGAAGGAAAGCGTGTCTGGGCCATGTCGCTCTATCCGAAAGAAGCGAATCCGCTCTGGGGGCAATATTCGACCCGACTCGTAGCGCATACGCTCCGCTCCTACTCGCGCCGTACAATTGCCTATCCCTATCCGGTTGCCTATTCGGTTCATGGACCGGTTGGAGGAATGGAATACCCGATGATGTGCTTCAACGGCGCCCGCCCCGAAGCCGATGGAACCTATTCGGAAGGCACCAAGAATTTTCTGATTCTGGTTGTTATCCATGAAGTTGGACACAACTTTTTCCCAATGATTGTGAATTCCGATGAGCGCCAGTGGTCATGGATGGACGAAGGACTGAACAGCTTTCTGGAAGGATTGGCCTGCCTGGAGTGGGATGCGAACTTTCCGGCCCACGGCATCGACCCGCAATATATTGTCGATTACATGAAGCTCGATTCGACCCAGCAGGTGCCTATCATGAGCAGTTCCGACAATATTTTGCCGAATACGTTTGGTCCGAATGCCTACAGCAAACCCGCCACAGCGCTGAACATTCTGCGTGAGACGGTAATGGGTCGGGAGTTGTTCGACTATGCCTTCAAGGAGTATGCCCGTCGATGGGCTTTCAAATCGCCCGAACCGGCTGACTTTTTCCGCACTCTGGAAGATGCCTCGGGTGTAGACCTGGACTGGTTCTGGAAAGGCTGGTTCATGGGCGTTCAGCCCGTCGATCAGGCCCTAACCAAGGTAGACTGGTATCAGGTAAACTCGCAAAATCCAGAAATCACGAAGGCCGAAGCCCGCGCTGCGGCTCAACGTCGGATGAATACCATCAGCAAACAACGCGATGCGCTCAGCAAAGATGAGACCGTGGTAGCCCAGGACAGCACGATGCGGGATTTCTACAACCAGTATGATCCATATGCTGTTACGGACGAAGACAAGAAAAAATACCAGGAATATCTGGCTTCGTTAACAGCCGAAGAACGGTTGCTGGCCGAAGCTGGCACTAATTTCTATACGCTTTCGCTGGAAAATAAAGGTGGTTTACCCATGCCGGTCATCATTCGCATGGAGTTTGAAGATGGCACCGATTCGGTTGCCCGCTTCCCGGCCGAAATCTGGCGCTTCAACGATGTAGCCGTTAAAAAAGTGATTGCGACCCCTAAAAAAGTGAAGCAGTGGACTCTTGATCCCTATCAGGAAATTGCCGACATCAACACCGAAGACAATACATTTCCGCCGGTGGCCAAGCCTACCCGCTTCCAGCTCTTCAAACAGCAGGGACGCGGCAATACTGCTCCGAACCCTATGCAGCAACAACGGCAGCAATCAAAAAACCCCTCTCAACAAGGTAGTAGTCGAAACTAA
- a CDS encoding HupE/UreJ family protein, with product MEDFLIYLRLGFDHITDPAGYDHILFVIALCAVYTLQQWRQVLILVTAFTIGHSITLALATLQLITYKTALIELLIPITILITAIANFFFQEPKSRTLLKTRSTNRAGGRYGLALVFGLIHGMGFSNYLRSLLGREANIIKPLLAFNIGLELGQILIVGIVLTLAYVVLNVLQSSRLRWTLIVSGIVAGMALSLIINNEYLSEILQ from the coding sequence ATGGAAGATTTTCTGATTTATTTACGGTTGGGGTTCGATCATATAACTGACCCAGCCGGTTACGATCACATTTTATTTGTGATTGCTCTTTGTGCAGTATATACGCTGCAACAATGGCGGCAAGTACTAATTCTGGTAACGGCCTTTACCATTGGGCATTCCATTACGCTCGCTCTGGCTACCTTGCAATTGATTACCTATAAAACGGCACTCATTGAGCTTCTTATTCCCATTACCATTCTGATTACGGCTATTGCGAATTTCTTTTTTCAGGAGCCAAAATCCCGAACGCTCCTAAAAACCCGGTCAACGAATCGCGCTGGGGGCCGCTATGGTTTGGCATTAGTCTTCGGATTGATTCATGGCATGGGATTCTCCAACTATTTACGGAGCTTGCTGGGTCGCGAAGCCAATATCATAAAGCCGCTCCTGGCCTTCAATATTGGTCTGGAGCTTGGCCAAATCCTGATCGTCGGAATTGTACTTACGCTGGCCTATGTTGTGCTCAATGTACTGCAAAGCAGTCGCCTGCGCTGGACCCTGATTGTATCCGGAATTGTGGCCGGCATGGCTCTATCGTTGATTATCAACAACGAATATCTAAGCGAAATACTACAGTAA
- a CDS encoding gamma carbonic anhydrase family protein — protein sequence MALIRPVHGIHPSFGDNCWFAENATIVGQVTMGRDCTVWFNAVVRGDVNTITFGDRCNVQDGAVIHCTYQRSKTTVGNYVSIAHNAIVHGCTIEDNVLIGMGAIVMDGAVIGAGSIIAAGAIVTQNTVVPPGSIYAGNPARFLKAVSPEQAEVFARTANNYVMYAEWFK from the coding sequence ATGGCATTAATAAGACCAGTTCACGGAATTCATCCTTCGTTTGGCGACAACTGCTGGTTTGCAGAAAACGCTACCATTGTTGGCCAGGTTACTATGGGCCGCGACTGCACTGTATGGTTCAACGCCGTGGTGCGGGGCGATGTCAATACCATTACATTTGGCGACCGCTGCAATGTTCAGGACGGGGCCGTTATTCACTGCACCTACCAACGTTCTAAAACAACTGTTGGTAACTATGTTTCCATTGCCCACAATGCCATTGTACACGGCTGCACCATTGAAGACAATGTGCTGATCGGCATGGGGGCTATTGTAATGGACGGGGCCGTTATTGGTGCTGGTAGCATTATTGCGGCCGGAGCCATTGTGACCCAGAATACGGTTGTTCCTCCTGGTTCGATTTATGCAGGCAACCCGGCCCGGTTTCTGAAAGCGGTCTCACCCGAACAGGCCGAAGTGTTTGCCCGAACAGCCAACAATTATGTCATGTATGCTGAGTGGTTTAAATAG